One genomic segment of Melitaea cinxia chromosome 19, ilMelCinx1.1, whole genome shotgun sequence includes these proteins:
- the LOC123662730 gene encoding protein mini spindles — MEDENEYKKLPTEEKCVHKLWKARVAGYEEAIKLFNQIDDEKAPEWNKYLGLIKKFVTDSNAVAQEKGLEAALVFVENCGHAGKTTGEVMSGIVAKCIAAPKTKTKDLALQVTLMYIEIEKHEIVEEELLKGMEQKNPKVVAACISALNTALKQFGNKVIAIKPMVKKIPILLADRDKGVRDEMKALVIEMHRWIGAAIEPHIASLQAVVQQELRESFSSGGASPTRYLRSQQHRVRDTPAADCTDGGADDEDAETGGGDSADIDPYDLLDPVEILSKLPKDFYDKLEAKKWQERKEALDSLDNLLKNAPKLEPGDYADLVRALKKVITKDTNVMLVALGGRLLGALASGLRARFSPYACACVQAALEKFKERKPAVVAALREAVDAIYPCTNLEAIMEDMLAAFENKNPSIKAESALFLARALCHTQPAAFNKKLIKAYVAGLLKLLESADPVVRDAAAEALGTATKLVGEKNIAPHIGKLDNLKEQKIKEFAEKAEIKVKVAAPKKDTKPKTAPPGTGKGDAKPNAGSTQPKPVKRPASAKKPVGGTKKAPTRGQPSPPREQEMSPEEVDAKAEQIFPPDVLNGLADTNWKTRLAAVQSFQAALPGAESTGSQLLYRVLARKPGLRDTNVQVLRARLEACKYITDNYPVSTTAADFVLQDIVTKLGETSCSAICADCLTSLAESCGLEHVLNESLAFAMDSQKNPKVQSELFNWMTTAIKEFGFTMNVKSIVVHSKKALSATNPNVRTSTINFLGVLSLYVGPSLINHFDSEKPATKQLISLEIDKYANSTPPTPTRQLGTVSKSASKGSMGDDIDEAYEEGAEDEPAVQEDNRPRTDIAPLITDSLIAEINDKNWKVRNEGLDKVKAIITNSSPIKPSLGELPAALVARLLDSNSKLAQSALQICELLASAMGSKCKQHVRTFFPAFFQAFGDSKAWIRAAAVACVEAWCRAAGAGAALDGEMLLDALRAGSPVLRAALLAWLADRLPAVPAKSFPREELAGCVPLLFACLEDRAADVRKAAADCVLPFMLHLGYEPMHKQLDKLKPGSKSVVQAALDKARPNLPVQPLPAKGKKEEPKTVKSAGAMKKEAEKKTGQSAKSKVVKPASASSRGKKEDEDCTPLLPNNNAKNQRIIDDQKLKVLKWNFTTPREEFFELLKEQMNSAGLNKQLVVNMFHSDFRYHLKAIEALSEDLHENGSALVANLDLVLKWLTLRFFDTNPSVILKGLEYLTMVFQYLTECDYTMAEYEANCFIPYLVLKVGDPKDTVRNGVKALFKQICVVYSVTKLFGYLMEGLKSKNARQRTECLECINHLLDTYGSSALAGGAALRELARHIGDRDNAVRSAALNCVASAYFLEGERVYKMIGQISDKDLSLLEERIKRASKSRSAEERRSMVVPLSADGRPILQVPEDDHTMVEDQPPAVEYEEEEIEETPPPPQPVVPEPKVITGPFGLDPDLIAKLDAAVPVLRKPDLPELDLKFLDEPVPASTVRNVSAPVRPSMVTMSPPRHVSPHSLPQPAGNKPSVDDAQLADTIHSISSPDLNAAIRALSLISGALVSGRGAALGQHEARLVAAVAAQLRRLRTAPAHHALPAYKYLAGALTTFYETAGCGRQVGESALRSLLGELLLVLGAAPTTPPPAADAERLVRILNNVCVRVLEHSPRTALLCAIVSLLHDSIVESDPAYPRYQDLLLKCFWKTLKMISTWDVNSIDYDAVLYKIHLFYKAYPNSYWKKNPEISDTPYRTVKTLVHTLVKMKGASITNHLTQIPDVNESDLYPYLHKVLKQLKLDERKDNPPELNGSLPSAVATNASLSAGRLPRGVHEELALILKRIGSKETNRDALSQLYDLRERHPEVDIWTFMQGSSFYFRNYVERGLREVAEQRKMASMPMYKSDYKTENIDMSNENDEKSHVIFLERLRALQAKAGLKTESSPSSQPRTPVSDNRALGDSLGELPRAHSIDPQLELHTTQAVSQKNEAAVDALRLKLQQIKSSSKR; from the exons ATGGAGGATGAGAAtgagtataaaaaattaccaacaGAAGAAAAATGTGTTCATAAACTGTGGAAAGCCAGAGTTGCTGGCTATGAAGAGGCCATAAAGCTATTTAACCAGATAGATGACGAGAAGGCACCAGAATGGAACAAATACTTGGGCCTAATAAAGAAGTTTGTTACCGACAGCAATGCCGTTGCTCAAGAAAAAg gtTTGGAAGCAGCTTTAGTGTTTGTAGAAAATTGTGGTCATGCAGGCAAAACTACGGGAGAAGTGATGTCAGGCATTGTAGCAAAGTGTATAGCTGCacctaaaactaaaacaaaGGATCTCGCTCTTCAG gtaACCTTAATGTATATCGAAATCGAAAAACATGAAATAGTAGAAGAGGAGCTTCTCAAAGGCATGGAACAAAAGAATCCCAAAGTAGTGGCAGCCTGTATATCTGCATTAAACACGGCATTGAAGCAGTTTGGCAACAAAGTGATAGCGATTAAGCCCATGGTTAAGAAGATACCTATACTACTGGCTGATAGGGACAAGGGCGTGAGAGATGAGATGAAGGCACTAGTTATAGAAATGCACAG atggaTAGGTGCTGCCATAGAGCCACACATCGCATCCCTCCAAGCAGTCGTACAGCAGGAGTTGAGAGAGTCATTCAGTTCAGGAGGTGCCTCGCCTACGAGATATCTGAGATCACAACAGCATCGAGTGCGAGATACTCCAGCCGCTGATTGCACGGATG GTGGCGCTGATGATGAGGATGCGGAGACCGGCGGTGGTGATTCCGCAGATATAGATCCATATGACTTACTGGACCCAGTGGAAATATTATCCAAACTACCAAAAGACTTTTACGACAAACTTGAAGCCAAGAAGTGGCAAGAAAGAAAGGAAGCTCTTGATTCACTGGATAATTTGTTGAAAAATGCGCCCAAATTAGAGCCTGGAGATTATGCTGATTTAGTCAGAGCTTTGAAAAag GTGATAACAAAAGACACAAACGTGATGCTGGTGGCCCTGGGCGGCAGGCTGCTGGGCGCGCTGGCCAGCGGACTGCGCGCTCGCTTCTCGCCCTACGCCTGCGCCTGCGTGCAGGCCGCCCTCGAGAAGTTTAAGGAGCGCAAGCCCGCTGTAGTGGCGGCGCTGAGAGAGGCCGTCGACGCGATATACCCCTGC ACAAACTTGGAAGCCATTATGGAAGATATGCTGGCAgcttttgaaaacaaaaatccTTCAATAAAAGCAGAAAGTGCTTTGTTTTTAGCTCGCGCATTATGTCACACCCAACCGGCGGCATTCAACAAGAAACTTATTAAAGCCTATGTGGCTGGACTGCTAAAATTACTTGAAAGCGCTG atCCTGTCGTGCGTGACGCTGCTGCAGAAGCTTTAGGTACGGCAACAAAATTAGTCGGCGAGAAGAACATTGCACCGCACATAGGAAAATTAGACAATTTAAAAgagcaaaaaataaaagaatttgcaGAAAAG gctgaaataaaagtaaaggTAGCCGCACCTAAAAAAGATACTAAACCGAAAACTGCTCCACCTGGAACTGGCAAAGGCGATGCAAAGCCAAATGCAGGCTCTACACAACCCAAACCTGTTAAGAGACCAGCATCTG CTAAGAAACCAGTAGGTGGAACTAAGAAGGCACCAACAAGAGGTCAGCCAAGTCCCCCTCGGGAACAAGAGATGTCTCCTGAGGAGGTTGACGCTAAAGCTGAACAGATCTTTCCTCCTGACGTTCTTAATG GACTCGCAGACACCAATTGGAAGACTCGCCTGGCAGCCGTGCAAAGTTTCCAGGCGGCTCTGCCAGGAGCCGAGTCTACCGGGTCTCAGTTGTTGTACCGAGTCCTGGCCCGCAAGCCGGGCCTGCGCGACACCAACGTGCAGGTGCTGCGCGCGCGCCTCGAGGCCTGCAAGTACATCACCGACAACTACCCCGTCTCCAC gACTGCAGCAGATTTTGTTCTGCAAGATATAGTCACAAAGCTTGGAGAAACTTCGTGTTCGGCTATATGTGCAGATTGTTTGACTTCACTAGCAGAAAGCTGTGGATTAGAACACGTCCTCAACGAAAGCTTAGCATTCGCAATGGACTCTCAAAAGAACCCCAAAGTCCAGTCTGAATTATTTAATTGGATGACCACAGCTATTAAGGAGTTTGGTTTTAC AATGAATGTGAAATCAATAGTAGTTCACTCAAAGAAGGCTCTATCAGCAACGAATCCAAATGTACGGACATCGACAATAAACTTCCTTGGAGTACTGTCGCTATATGTGGGACCATCGTTAATCAATCACTTCGACAGCGAAAAACCTGCCACAAAGCAATTGATCAGTTTGGAAATCGATAAATACGCAAACAGCACTCCTCCGACGCCTACAAGACAGTTGGGAACAGTAAGCAAG TCTGCTAGCAAAGGTTCGATGGGTGATGACATTGATGAGGCGTATGAAGAAGGCGCAGAGGACGAGCCCGCTGTGCAAGAAGACAACCGCCCGAGGACTGACATCGCACCGCTCATTACTGACTCGCTCATTGCTGAGATTAACGACAAGAACTGGAAG GTTCGCAATGAAGGTCTGGACAAAGTGAAGGCTATAATCACAAACTCATCGCCAATCAAGCCGTCGCTCGGCGAGCTACCTGCCGCGCTAGTGGCGCGCCTGCTTGATTCTAACTCGAAGTTAGCTCAGAGCGCGTTGCAAATATGTGAGCTACTAGCGTCAGCCATGGGATCCAAGTGCAAGCAGCACGTTAGGACGTTCTTCCCGGCGTTTTTCCAAG CGTTCGGCGACAGCAAGGCGTGGATCCGCGCGGCGGCGGTGGCGTGCGTGGAGGCGTGGTgccgcgcggcgggcgcgggcgcggcgctgGACGGCGAGATGCTGCTGGACGCGCTGCGCGCCGGCTCGCCCGTGCtgcgcgccgcgctgctggcctGGCTGGCCGACAGGCTGCCCGCCG TGCCGGCGAAGTCATTCCCGCGCGAGGAGCTGGCGGGCTGCGTGCCGCTGCTGTTCGCGTGCCTGGAGGACCGCGCGGCCGACGTGCGCAAGGCGGCGGCCGACTGCGTGCTGCCCTTCATGCTGCACCTCGGGTACGAGCCCATGCACAAGCAGCTCGACAAGCTCAAG CCGGGCTCCAAATCTGTGGTACAAGCGGCCTTAGACAAAGCTCGACCGAACCTACCTGTACAACCGCTGCCTGCAAAAGGCAAGAAAGAAGAACCTAAGACTGTTAAATCAGCTGGTGCAATGAAAAAAGAGGCTGAGAAAAAGACTGGACAATCTGCAAAATCAAAG GTTGTCAAGCCTGCATCTGCCTCTAGCCGCGGTAAAAAAGAAGATGAAGATTGTACACCATTGCTACCAAATAACAACGCCAAAAATCAACGTATTATTGACGATCAAAAACTAAAGG ttcttAAATGGAACTTTACGACACCTCGTGAAGAATTCTTTGAATTGTTAAAAGAACAGATGAACAGCGCAGGCCTGAACAAACAGCTTGTGGTAAACATGTTCCATAGTGATTTTAG ATACCATTTGAAAGCCATTGAAGCCTTATCAGAGGATCTACATGAGAATGGCTCAGCTCTTGTCGCTAATCTGGATTTAGTACTCAAGTGGCTGACACTGAGGTTCTTTGATACAAACCCCTCCGTCATTCTTAAGGGCTTGGAGTATTTGACCATGGTGTTCCAGTATCTCACCGAATGTGACTACACCATGGCTGAGTATGAAGCTAATTGCTTTATACCATACTTAGTTCTAAAG GTGGGTGATCCAAAAGACACAGTCCGCAATGGTGTCAAAGCTCTTTTCAAACAGATCTGCGTTGTATACTCGGTTACGAAACTGTTTGGATATTTGATGGAGGGATTAAAATCGAAGAATGCACGACAAAGAACTG AGTGCCTGGAGTGCATCAACCACCTGCTGGACACGTACGGCTCGTCGGCGctggcgggcggcgcggcgctgcGCGAGCTGGCGCGCCACATCGGCGACCGCGACAACGCCGTGCGCTCCGCCGCGCTCAACTGCGTCGCCAGCGCCTACTTCCTGGAAGGCGAGCGCGTCTACAAGATGATCGGCCAG ATATCAGACAAAGATTTATCCTTACTGGAAGAGCGCATCAAGCGCGCAAGCAAAAGTAGAAGCGCAGAAGAGCGCAGATCGATGGTAGTGCCATTGTCCGCTGATGGACGACCCATACTACAAGTACCTGAG GATGACCACACCATGGTAGAAGATCAACCGCCGGCTGTAGAATACGAGGAAGAAGAAATTGAGGAAACGCCCCCACCTCCACAACC CGTAGTGCCAGAACCCAAAGTGATAACAGGTCCATTCGGTTTGGACCCAGACCTCATAGCAAAGTTAGATGCAGCTGTACCAGTATTACGTAAACCAGATTTGCCAGAATTAGATCTCAAGTTTCTCGATGAGCCTGTCCCAGCGTCCACTGTTAGAAATGTCTCTGCACCTGTTAGACCTAG TATGGTGACGATGTCCCCCCCGAGGCACGTCTCGCCACACAGCCTCCCGCAGCCGGCCGGCAACAAACCCAGTGTTGACGACGCGCAGCTAGCGGACACCATACACTCCATCTCCAGTCCAGACCTCAAT GCGGCGATACGAGCGTTGTCGCTGATCTCCGGCGCGCTCGTGTCGGGGCGTGGCGCAGCGCTGGGGCAGCACGAGGCGCGCCTGGTGGCCGCCGTGGCGGCGCAGCTGCGGAGGCTGCGCACCGCGCCCGCGCACCACGCGCTGCCCGCCTACAAGTACCTCGCGGGCGCGCTCACCACC TTTTACGAAACGGCTGGCTGCGGTAGACAAGTGGGCGAAAGTGCACTGAGGTCACTGCTCGGTGAACTGTTGCTCGTGCTTGGAGCTGCGCCCACCACGCCTCCACCCGCTGCAGATGCTGAACGTCTCGTGCGCATACTAAATAACGTTTGCGTACGTGTGTTGGAGCACTCACCCCGTACAGCTTTATTGTG TGCAATAGTGTCTCTTCTCCACGACTCCATAGTAGAATCTGACCCTGCATACCCTCGTTACCAAGATCTACTCCTCAAGTGTTTCTGGAAAACTTTGAAAATGATATCGACGTGGGATGTCAATTCTATAGATTATGATGCAGTATTATACAAGATTCATCTCTTCTACAAGGCCTATCCGAACAGTTATTGGAAGAAGAATCCAGAAATTAGCGATACACCTTACAG AACTGTCAAGACGCTCGTCCACACGCTAGTCAAGATGAAGGGCGCCTCCATCACAAATCACCTCACTCAAATACCAGATGTTAACGAATCCGATCTCTATCCTTATTTACATAAAGTTCTTAAG CAACTAAAACTCGACGAGCGTAAAGACAACCCCCCAGAGCTAAACGGCAGCCTACCGAGCGCGGTGGCAACAAACGCGTCTCTATCGGCAGGTCGACTGCCGCGGGGAGTTCACGAGGAACTGGCGCTCATACTCAAACGCATCGGATCCAAGGAGACTAATCGGGACGCTCTGTCTCAGCTCTACGACCTGAGG gAACGTCATCCGGAAGTAGACATTTGGACGTTTATGCAAGGCTCGTCGTTTTATTTCCGCAACTACGT